CCCGAATCAACTAATGTACGATTAATTTAGCCCTAAACGTTCAAAAATCATATCTACATGTTGAATGTGATAATTGTAGTCAAAGCAATCATCTAAATTTTCTTTTGTTAATAAAGAAGTGATTTTTTCATCGGCATCCACAAATGTACGGAAAGCAGTTTGAGATTCCCATGCTTGCATCGCTAGTGGTTGTACCGTGTCATATGCTGTTTCACGTGCTAGGCCTTTGTCAATAAGTGCAAGAAGTACACGTTGAGAGTAAATTAATCCTAAGGTCGAATCCATATTACGCTTCATATTTTCAGGGAACACAGTTAAGTTTTTCACAATATTGCTGAAACGATTTAACATATAGTTAAGTGCAATGGTTGCATCTGGTAAAATAACACGTTCTGCTGAGGAATGAGAGATATCTCTTTCATGCCATAATGCAACGTTTTCATAAGCAGTCATCATATAACCTCGAATTAATCTTGAAAGTCCTACCATATTTTCTGAGCCAATTGGATTTCGTTTATGCGGCATTGCAGAAGATCCTTTTTGTCCTTTTGAGAAAAATTCTTCTACCTCACGAGTTTCTGATTTTTGTAACCCGCGAACTTCAGTTGCAAATTTTTCAATAGAAGTTGCGATTAATGCGAGCGTGCTCATATATTGTGCGTGTCGGTCACGTTGCAATGTTTGAGTGGAGATTGGAGATGCCGCTAATCCTAATTTTTCACAAACATATTGTTCTACGAATGGGTCGATATTCGCATATGTTCCTACAGCACCTGACATCTTTCCTGTTTCAATCGATTTAGCAGCTGCTTCAAAACGTTCTAAATTACGTCTCATTTCTTCTGTCCAAAGCGCAAGTTTAAGTCCAAAAGTTGTTGGTTCTGCATGTACTCCATGCGTACGCCCCATCATTACTGTGTATTTATGTTCTTTTGCTTTATTCTCAAGAATTTCGATAAAGTTAAGGATATCCTTACGTAAAATAACATTCGCTTGCTTTATTAAATACGAA
The nucleotide sequence above comes from Psychrobacillus glaciei. Encoded proteins:
- the purB gene encoding adenylosuccinate lyase, which gives rise to MIERYTRPEMGAIWTEENKYNAWLEVEILACEAWAEIGDIPKEDVVTIRKNASFNVDRILEIEQETRHDVVAFTRAVSETLGEERKWVHYGLTSTDVVDTALSYLIKQANVILRKDILNFIEILENKAKEHKYTVMMGRTHGVHAEPTTFGLKLALWTEEMRRNLERFEAAAKSIETGKMSGAVGTYANIDPFVEQYVCEKLGLAASPISTQTLQRDRHAQYMSTLALIATSIEKFATEVRGLQKSETREVEEFFSKGQKGSSAMPHKRNPIGSENMVGLSRLIRGYMMTAYENVALWHERDISHSSAERVILPDATIALNYMLNRFSNIVKNLTVFPENMKRNMDSTLGLIYSQRVLLALIDKGLARETAYDTVQPLAMQAWESQTAFRTFVDADEKITSLLTKENLDDCFDYNYHIQHVDMIFERLGLN